A single genomic interval of Clostridia bacterium harbors:
- the nuoF gene encoding NADH-quinone oxidoreductase subunit NuoF — protein MNQEDLKEIAEKQKEANAPFEHNIHVCVAASCLSSHSDQVMTALDQEVKKRGLEQCCKVKGVGCMGLCAAGPLVSSGNNEKMFQNVTAMDAAAIVDNVVDEKPAPAAIVLDSKLPFFRGQKKIVLENCGEIDPEKIEDYIAVGGYEALFHALTSMTPAQVIEQISKSGLRGRGGAGFPTGLKWSTVAKAPGTKGKYVICNADEGDPGAFMDRSVLESDPHRILEGMAIAAYAVGANKGYIYCRAEYPLAVKRLKDAIKQAEKLGVLGNEVCDTRFSFRVEVRLGAGAFVCGEETALIASIEGNRGTPRPRPPFPAQSGLWGTPTLINNVETFANIAPIVRNGGDWFAGIGTEKSKGTKVFALAGRVTNTGLIEVPMGVSLREIVYKLGGGIPDGRKFKAVQTGGPSGGCIPEQYLDMAVDYESLASVGSIMGSGGMIVMDDSSCMVDVAKYFMDFCMSESCGKCVPCRVGTAHMYDLLAKITNGTASQEDLAMLERIAEVVKFTSLCGLGQTSPNPVFSTLRYFRDEYLNHIERKSCGAGVCSQPKAAGVGA, from the coding sequence ATGAACCAGGAAGACTTAAAAGAAATCGCGGAAAAACAGAAGGAAGCGAATGCTCCCTTCGAGCACAACATCCACGTGTGCGTTGCCGCCAGTTGTCTTTCTTCGCATAGCGACCAGGTAATGACCGCGCTGGATCAGGAAGTGAAAAAGCGCGGCCTGGAACAGTGTTGCAAGGTGAAGGGCGTGGGCTGCATGGGTCTGTGTGCGGCGGGCCCGCTGGTCTCCTCCGGCAACAACGAAAAGATGTTTCAGAACGTAACCGCGATGGATGCGGCGGCGATAGTGGACAACGTAGTAGACGAGAAGCCAGCCCCTGCGGCGATCGTGCTGGATAGCAAGCTGCCCTTCTTCAGAGGTCAGAAGAAGATTGTGCTGGAGAACTGTGGCGAGATCGATCCAGAGAAAATCGAGGACTACATCGCCGTCGGCGGATACGAGGCGCTCTTCCATGCATTGACGTCGATGACGCCGGCGCAGGTGATCGAGCAGATCTCGAAGAGCGGTCTGCGCGGCCGCGGCGGGGCGGGTTTTCCTACCGGACTGAAGTGGAGCACGGTTGCGAAAGCGCCGGGCACCAAGGGCAAGTACGTCATCTGCAACGCGGATGAAGGCGATCCTGGCGCGTTCATGGATCGCAGCGTTCTGGAAAGCGATCCACACCGTATCCTCGAAGGCATGGCAATCGCGGCGTATGCCGTGGGCGCCAACAAGGGTTACATCTACTGCCGTGCGGAATATCCGCTGGCTGTGAAGCGACTGAAGGATGCGATCAAGCAGGCGGAGAAGCTGGGCGTACTCGGCAACGAAGTCTGCGACACTCGCTTCAGCTTCCGCGTGGAAGTGCGGCTCGGAGCCGGAGCATTCGTCTGCGGCGAGGAAACCGCGCTGATAGCCTCGATCGAAGGCAATCGCGGAACCCCGCGGCCACGGCCTCCGTTCCCGGCCCAATCGGGCTTGTGGGGCACGCCAACACTGATCAACAACGTGGAAACCTTCGCCAACATCGCACCCATCGTGAGGAACGGCGGCGACTGGTTTGCGGGCATAGGCACGGAGAAGAGCAAGGGCACAAAGGTTTTCGCGCTCGCCGGGCGGGTAACCAACACGGGACTGATCGAAGTGCCAATGGGAGTATCGCTGCGGGAGATCGTTTACAAGCTCGGTGGCGGCATCCCGGATGGACGGAAGTTTAAGGCCGTGCAGACGGGCGGTCCGTCGGGCGGTTGCATTCCCGAACAATACCTCGACATGGCGGTGGATTACGAATCGCTGGCGAGTGTGGGCTCCATCATGGGGTCGGGCGGCATGATCGTGATGGACGACAGCTCCTGCATGGTGGACGTGGCGAAATACTTCATGGACTTCTGCATGTCGGAGTCGTGCGGGAAGTGTGTGCCCTGCCGGGTTGGCACGGCGCACATGTACGACCTCCTGGCGAAGATCACCAATGGCACAGCTTCGCAAGAAGACCTGGCAATGCTGGAACGGATCGCGGAGGTGGTGAAGTTCACCAGCCTGTGCGGGCTGGGACAGACGTCGCCGAACCCGGTCTTCAGCACGCTTCGCTACTTCCGTGATGAGTACCTGAACCACATCGAGCGCAAGAGCTGCGGCGCTGGAGTGTGCAGTCAGCCGAAAGCGGCGGGGGTGGGTGCATGA